The DNA region GCAACGATCCCTCCGTGCTGTTCGGCGCGATGGACCCCGCCATCGAGTGGCGCGAGGCGCCGGGCAATCCGCTCGCCGATCGCAACCCCTACGTCGGGCCGCAAGCCATCGGCGAGGGCGTGTTCGGCAGGCTGCTCGCAGCGATCGACGGGTTCACTGCGGTGCCGCACACCTGGATCGACGGCGGCGACCACGTGGTGGTGCTCGGCGACTACGGCGGCACGATGAAGGCCACCGGCGCCACGATCGCCGCGCCGTTCTGTCACGTGTACCGGTTCGCCGACGGGAAGATCGTCGCGTTCCAGCAATACACCGACACGGAGCAGTGGGCCCGCCTG from Luteitalea sp. TBR-22 includes:
- a CDS encoding nuclear transport factor 2 family protein, producing the protein MTPFENIKAAYAAFGRNDPSVLFGAMDPAIEWREAPGNPLADRNPYVGPQAIGEGVFGRLLAAIDGFTAVPHTWIDGGDHVVVLGDYGGTMKATGATIAAPFCHVYRFADGKIVAFQQYTDTEQWARLMPL